Within the Salvia hispanica cultivar TCC Black 2014 chromosome 4, UniMelb_Shisp_WGS_1.0, whole genome shotgun sequence genome, the region AGAGATGAAGCTAGACTTGtctgtgtttttattttactgtGGTTGTAAAGATTCAATTTGCTATAAAAGATACTCCTTGTTCTAGTGTACATCCACTGCTGAATTAGTCTGAAAATCAACATTAgcattgtttttttaatttcattttattagtattatatttcaGTAAATTATGATCAAGATCgtaatatttacaaattacttATATGTACAAAGTCATATTTTGTTAGATTTTATCTCTAGGCCATTTAGACTTTCAGATTGATGATCATTAGTCATAACGATAATTTGTGAAGAATTATATGTCAATTGTGTCCAATGTTGGATATATAACATATGTACTATATACATGTAACATACACACCTAGCAATAGCTGGTGTCGATTtccaaaaattgattaaaattattgatataaataaatatgataatcCAACACATATTTGAATACTAAAACCTACACTTATTTAAGCAAAAGCAGCTATAGAATGATGTGTTCACATGGTTGGATAAGTGCTTTTGTTCTAAATAAGCATCAACCTGTCCTCTTTCACATATACTATGCAACAACTAAACtctttttcacaaaaataaatcatcacAAAATCAATACTACTTCCCCACTCCTTTTTTTGCCTCCATAAGTAGTACTCATGAGTTTCCCATTTTGAACTCTCAAAATTATAGTCTCTCTCTAATATCTTGATCCACAATTTAGCTAACATGAAAATGTCGTTGGGCCGTTTTCGCAAGATTATAAAGGGGTTCACTATCTTCCCTGCCCCGTCAAGAGGTGGTTCCGGGGCGGTGGCGCCTAGGCGGAGGTCGTTTGATGGGGCGGCGGAGACCCCGAAAACCTCATGCAGCAGCTCTTATTATTTCTCCTCCAATTCACACAAGAATGAAGCCATTGCAGATTGCATTGAGTTCTTAAACAAGTCTTCGCAGGAGCCATctggaatttaatttattactccatgtATCTTCTCtttcggtatttttttcttgtttttgagGTTGTTAATATGTAAAAATGGAAGCACAAGTTTGGTTCTATAGCCAGCTTTTGCATGTATATTTCATGCTCCAAGATTGATTGGAACAAGgtaataaaatcaaagataTTCCTGCCACTAAAGTATACACTACTGTTATTTTTAGTACAACATAATTGTCAAATATGcataatatagttataatgaTTGAAGTTTATTTCTTGTGCAttctctttttgttttttgtatttttttgtgttattttttaaaattgtttcattttcattaaataaccAAAAATAGGTAATTATATGATATTGATcattatcttttggagaagcgtaatttttttatagtattaaggAAATATTGATCAGTAATATGGAGGATTGATCattatctttttcttatttaatatgGAGGATGATTAAGTAAACTGGAAATTCATTTAAAACCTAtctattattttcaattaaataggtacagtacataattaaattaaggggtgatataattaaactattaagtTTGGTTAGATTTTGGTATGCTCCACcactttttaaattgaaatattaaatcacaaagattcaatttttctcaacaagcaatgtcaaaataaaaaatatttcaataaataggaggggaattaagaaaataaaagattgtataagaaaaaatatttatttgacatTTTGTGCATGAATgagacaattgagaaaaattaaaactttgtgatttaatattcaaatttgatgatttaattAACGATTATGTCAcagtaaattaatataaaaatgtaaacaataaaaataaacattattgaaattgaaatggaTGATTTTCCAACAACAGTCAATATAGGAACCGCGGACCGAATCAACGAAACAAAGCAATTAATCTTCCCTCAACTTCAAAATCTTACTACTGTTCATTGCGGCTCttgaaaaatggtaaacctTTCTCTGCTCATGGATTTGTTTCtatctttaattattcaaattttagtttgatttcCGGGATCACGAATTTGTGTCGATTATTTCTCGCAGATCCGGTTCATACTGTTGCAGAACAGGCAAGGGAAAACCCGATTGGCCAAATACTACATTCCTCTCGAGGAATCCGAGAAGCATAAAGTTGAGTACGAGGTGAATTTCTCCTACTTCATCtctcaattcattttaattcttAACCTCCTCTATTTGTACGTGTGAATCTTGAAAAATCCTATTCGCTTTTCTGTTGCAGGTTCATCGTTTGGTTGTCAATAGGGATCCCAAATTCACCAATTTCGTGGAGGTGATAATATCTCTCAATCCGTGTTTGTGATTCTCAAGTTTCCATTTCACATATGTTGTTATTCTAGTTATTTCTtgtattgtgtgtgtgttgggGGATTGAAAGGTGAATAGAGTGTCAAAAAGTTACATTCTTTTAGTTCTTTCTGTCTTTTTCATTGCTTATACTCTTATGAGGTGTTGATTTTGGATGATAGCATAAGCTAATTTAATCTATACTTCGATGAAGTGAacaattttgagtttgtatggttttcaaatattcaatcCTATGTATGTTAGTGTAATCTATCGCAAAAAGTAAACACCTCTTTCTGAATTTTATTCATCGAGGCTCTTGTCTGGGTTGTGTTTAAAGAAGCTTGATGTGTTGCTGACCAAATTTTTAATTGCAGTTCCGAACCCACAAGGTCATCTACAGGCGATATGCTggtttatttttctcattgtGTGTAGACATTACAGATAATGAATTGGCTTATTTGGAGAGCATTCACTTATTTGTCGAGATACTGGACCATTTTTTCAGCAATGTGTGTGAGCTAGATCTCGTATTTAATTTCCACAAGGTATGCTGCTCATTTGGCAATGTCTTTTACTGATCAACTGTTTGCTCACTGTGGCAGTTGGATAGTCTGATATTTCGTTAAGAAAGTGCAGTGAAACTTTTGTGCTTCATTACCTACAATTGAGTTGTTTAATCTTCTTTTAAGCTTTGCCAATTGGGATTGTGTTTCAGTATGCTTTGTTAATTCAAGGGTACATATTGTTTTGTATCTATTCTTGATTGTTAGCaatattttgaagtatttgTTTTGCACCTTATTACCTCATGAGCTGGAAATCTTCCGTTGGACCTATCCAAGCTTAGTTTCACACATGGACGCTACCAATTATCTTGGGCCTAAAATTATGTGTGCCCCAGCTTCCAACACAGATTGATTTCTAATTCTTTTGGTATTTGGATTTATAAGAAATTTTGTCTCAGTCATGATCATGATAATTGAACATTTGGCCTGTCAATGCTTTAGTGTCACTGTGTGTGCTGTTTGTTTTCCTCCCCCtttctttattattctttttaatgcATATGTATCCGAATGCTAAATTCAGTGGAACAATGTAAACAACATGTGTGGGTGTGTGTAAGTAACTAGCAAACCTGTCTTTGGGTACCTACTATTAGTAGGTTATTACTTGAGAATAATTGTATGATCTGAGAATTTTTGCACTTCAAAACACGGATGGATGTATTAATTTAGTTCATTTGATGGTGCTTTGTGCATTTATTTCAGAGCATTACTCAGAATATCATGTTTACTTATTCATAGTATTTCATTGGCCGCACATCTGATGAATATTCGTTATACTGTACAGGTATATCTCATACTAGATGAGTTCATACTTGCTGGGGAACTCCAAGAAACTAGCAAGAAggtataatactcctatatttttattactgaGTAGAGGTATATATTGTTACtccaattttggaattttatttgcGAGCATGACATAACCACCCTTAATCTCATCTGAACTACAAACTAACAGTGGATATAGCTGCCATCTTAACATATAAACAAATGAATGTTAGTTAAATGTTATTAGATGAATTGCAGTAGTAGCTATATCTGCATTAATCTATTACTGTCATGTACAAAGATGTTTATCGTTCGGAGAAAAATGGGAAATGGTGTTCTTCTTCCCTCTCCTCAGAGAATGGTTTATGAATCATTCATGCCATGGAAGTCTTCCTTGCtaatttcttgatttcattttcttataccTGAACTGTAGGCAATCATTGAGAGAATGGGAGAATTGGAAAAGCTGGATTAAAGATTGCTACGAGGTCAATCGGGCTACACAATACTGTTATTCAGCTAAAATCGGCTCCTGCGTCTCTTGTATCGgcttatatatttatcatttgaGATTTTTAACTTCTGGTTTGTAAAGAATGCCCTCAAAATTATCCTTGATTTGGAAGTTTTATTTGGATGCTTGTTGATTAAGAGCTTTGTAGGAAATTGAAAaggataattttaaaaaatgaccaATTATATCATAACTTTGACACTTTATTCAAGTGTCTCATGAcgaaaaatttcatcatgccgagtttttgaatttatcaATGTAACACAAACATGCATAAATATTAAAGACATGATTTACTCAATGTATTAAATAACAGTCTCTTAACTAGGCTAATGTTTTGTCTTCACAATATTTTCGATTGTCAAATTATACCTAACTTCTTCCAAATTATAGACTatgaaataattgataaatatgtCAAAGTTACGTTAtaattgaactttttttttaaattgaccAAACTTTAAGTTTTTTTGGGCAAATTGCCcttgattaattgaaatttattagaAATGGAATGATTCTTATCCGAATAAGCGAAATTGGTTTAATTATGTGCATTGATTGAGagaacaattattttaataagtttgttttcgaaaattacaaaagacTTATGCTACAATTGGtaagtttgaaaaaataaaagagcaAAGAGAAACCGCTCCATAATCAACGATTGGTTGCCAAGTATGGTAATTAAGATCTGAATTTCCTTTAATATTAAAGCTTCAAAACCACTTTTATCTGCAATTTTCATGCAAGGaaagatttaaatttataccATCCAGAAATTTATAGACATCTAAAGATCAGAAATGAAGTTTTCAATTAAGTGATCAATACACAAATTTCAGTATTATCTCAGTTAACAACTTTAACAtcctcatttttatttcattttggcaAAATGCATCTGCTGGttcttctactttttctttcaatcatttcttatttaatgGAATTTATGAAGCAATTAACTCTTCCATTATCTAAATAGACTCTTAGCTAACGGACAAGttaatatttctattaattacattaaacAATGACtggttgaaataataaataagagtaGAAACAAAATGGAGTACTTGATATAGTGCAATTAGgatccataaaaataaagagtgaaaatacatagtagtatgattttggcttttattttctaactGATAGTACAAGCGTGTGGCAAAACAACTTTTCGAGTAATATTACcatgaaatattgaattacGACCAGCTAACACAATTTACTTGGTAGAATCTTTTTTCTCCGTCTTTTAAATCAATACTTGGAGTAATCTCGAGTATATATGCGTAcagagataaaaaaataaattgaattataggagtattaactTCAACTGATTTTATCTTGACTATTTCTATAtctaagaaaaaataaacttattttcaatttcttgatCATAATCTAAAGAAGAGACCATAACTTTTAAACTAGAAATTTGTAATAAACGGTCTGATTGGTAGATTTGGGAGAGTCGCCGTAACAAGTACTCCCTTGGTtgtattaataaatagttaaaataaaaaaaaatagtaaaataagaaagagtaagtaagagagaatgtggcagagaaattaaaagaaatgtgCTAAGTACTATACTATTTATCCAATCATAATTTACAATAGATTTTAATCTGCTTATACAATAGAATTTATTTAGTTGAATATTCAGAGTCAGTTACAACGAAAATGATTTCCCAGtcatatttgaatataaatagcAGAGCGTGTATATTTATTCCCAATTTGGAATGTTAGCGTCATATTGAATTCACAAACCACACCACAATTGGGTTAAACCCTAGCAGAGACCTTCCATCTCAAATCAGCCGACACGTGGCACAACACACGGATTTTCTTTGCCCCTTTTATGCTAACCCCAAATCAAATGCTAAAACTAAAACACCCCCCTCCATTCTTCCATCTCTATTCTCTTCAATCAACAcaatcttctctctctcaaatccCTCTAATCCCCCTTTTATCACTACGGAAAGCGATTTCGAAATTCCAAGTCACAGATGGAGCAGGCCGCAACTTCCACCAGCTCTCCGTTGGCTTCTCCAACAGAGGACGAAATCGCCGTCGCCGAAATCCTGCTCAATCTCAAGACCATGATGTTGCCGCTATCTGAATCGCTGCCTGATTGCAATTGGGGCTGCCGGAGGAAGAGATCTTGCCTTGTGTCGCCGCCCTCAATTAACACAATTGAACACAGAAAAACTCCAACCACTCGCACCACCGCCAGCCCCGACACGCCGCTCATCTTCTCCGCCACTGAATCCGATGATAAACCCAAGCATTCCTCCAAGAAGAATAAGGCGAGCCTTAATTTActcaattttatcaaattggTTGGATTTCTGGATTTCAGCACGATTTGTTCCTTGATTGGcgttaatttacaattttaaccTCTGGATTTGCAGTCAAAAGGAAGGGAGGATTACTTGGATTTGATTGAGGAAGAAACAAAGCGGAAGAAGTTGCTCAGAGGGGTAAGTTCGTCAAATCGAATTTCTGTGAAAATCGCGtaatttctctctcattatCATCTTCTTCTAATCTGAAAAATAGGAGATTGCGAATGTGAAGAAATACTACGACAAGCTCAAGGAAACCAACCGCCGTCTCAGAGCAATGAAACAGGAGGCGATGACCAAGTGTGGATCGGTGAAAAGCGGGGAGCCACGTGGATTCGATCTGAACCTTCCAGCTGAAGAGGAATCAGGCGGCGTGGTGATATATTGGCCGTTGGATGATGATAAACGGGCCAGATCTGCCGAAGCAAGGAGGAAGAGGATACGAATAATCAAGTCCAAGTCGACTAGGAAATAGTAACACCTGCTCAATAACTAAactaaaatcaatttattcttttttgtttcaaattagCCACTCTAGGAGTAATGTTCTTTGGGgatatatttttgtagtactatattcCATCAAATCTTTCAAGATTTGGAGAAAGCGCTAAATCGCGCATactatattactattactattactattattattattattattattattattattattattattattattattatcctAAAATATATGGTAAGTtcgaatatttcattttattgtgAGCGACCCATTGGTTATAAATTACCAAACTTGATTCTAGaaaagtactagtactatatgtgACTACATAGAGACGAATTTGATGAAAACATGCTTTTAGTATGTGAATACGTGAAGCTGTGTGTTAGTGTGTTGTCGATTGCCATTCTTATTAATGATTGCGTCTACGTGTGAGAGCGTAATCGGGTAAGGGAATATAAAGTTTATTACGGCTACCTGCGATATTTgtggaaaatatttatttttattttatatgttaaaagTTGTAGTAGTCAAATATCTACAACTCTTTCAACcatatagaaattttaatttggttgtGTACTTGTGTATACTATATCCATTCATATCCACTATAGTATACTGATAATATTTTGCTCGAGAGAGTTAGACTCGAAGCAGTGTCGTTTGACTTGTTTCAATAGATATTCAGATAGTGCAGTGGTACCAATATATAGAAaggtatattatttttaaaaaataaaataataatataaaatgcattaaataatataaagtgtaataccttctcaaatatctTCCCATTGAAGAatgtttttcatgaaaagaagacaaatatagtggttatatgattttacctctccatttgATGGAGGTAAAGATACAtcttcaaaatgggaaaaagtataatacattctcaaatacctctccctttggagaataatttttcatgGAGAAAAGGTAATATAGTAGTTATACGACTTTACCCTTCCATTTATCTctccccttggagatgctATTAATTATTCGTGTGAAGGGCCACcaatcttttttaattttggtaagTTTATCTCTTTCATACaagtgagtgaaatgagttagtggcgATACGAGActtacttaatattttatggtaaaaagtgaagtggacAATAAATGAGGGGTggacaaaatgacaaaatagcAAAGCGACTCACACTCACGGGGAGAGTGGGCATCACCGCGCAACTAGGATGCCCTTTGGGACGGGACACTTGCAATGACATCCCTTAACCATCCTGTCCTGATGGAACGAGATGAGATGATTAAGGGACATCGTTGCTgacagtggcggacgcaaaaattattaaaggTAGGGGCTTAACCATAGTATTTTTTTGACACTCTAAgtgataatttttctttttaggatATCTAACTTTAATtgacacatttttaaaatgaaaacatcattatctctattttatt harbors:
- the LOC125223477 gene encoding AP-2 complex subunit sigma; translated protein: MIRFILLQNRQGKTRLAKYYIPLEESEKHKVEYEVHRLVVNRDPKFTNFVEFRTHKVIYRRYAGLFFSLCVDITDNELAYLESIHLFVEILDHFFSNVCELDLVFNFHKVYLILDEFILAGELQETSKKAIIERMGELEKLD
- the LOC125223672 gene encoding uncharacterized protein LOC125223672, translating into MEQAATSTSSPLASPTEDEIAVAEILLNLKTMMLPLSESLPDCNWGCRRKRSCLVSPPSINTIEHRKTPTTRTTASPDTPLIFSATESDDKPKHSSKKNKSKGREDYLDLIEEETKRKKLLRGEIANVKKYYDKLKETNRRLRAMKQEAMTKCGSVKSGEPRGFDLNLPAEEESGGVVIYWPLDDDKRARSAEARRKRIRIIKSKSTRK